The segment TATTATCCCTAATTTCGTCGGCTTTGATAAGGAGGCGAGAGTAGCGGCTACCAAAAGCAATTTGGATACCTTGCGGGGAAGAATTACTTTATTCAGGGCAAAGGAGGGTAAGTATCCGGAATCATTAGATGAACTTTTATCTACTACTTATTCGGATATGGGAATTCAAAAGAGTTACCTGGATAAAATACCCAACGAGATGGTTAGTTCTTCATCCGGCAGTAACGAAGTGATTGCGATTAAATCTTCCGATCC is part of the Candidatus Omnitrophota bacterium genome and harbors:
- a CDS encoding prepilin-type N-terminal cleavage/methylation domain-containing protein; amino-acid sequence: MAGSKNGFTLIEILIVITILGILAAAIIPNFVGFDKEARVAATKSNLDTLRGRITLFRAKEGKYPESLDELLSTTYSDMGIQKSYLDKIPNEMVSSSSGSNEVIAIKSSDPLTGKGGWAYIKDRADIVINVISELNDSWKNNAGQKPSDW